In bacterium, a genomic segment contains:
- a CDS encoding S8 family serine peptidase: MKRLMWLLPALVLMLGVTQVQAGDISPELEERWSKLASSERVNAIFHLWERVDLREMDIAIRNMKATRQLRHQIVVEELQRVARETQPPLLADLEELKLAGKIDGYTAYWIVNCVVVKGELATLQELAKHGSIQWVEPIPVIELIEPVRHSDRAPRRPLDDRTPGVNSIRAPEVWYELGYTGEGTLVANMDTGVDGNHVALGSRWRGTHAPHEECWLDVLNGGTNFPTDNNSHGTHVMGTICGTGSATSTFDTVGVAPAAEWIAMNAIGGFGGDFDSDVLQGYQWFADPDGDPSTIEDVPDVIQNSWGVYSGLGYPDCFTDWNEAIIACETAGTVVTFSAGNEGPQQASHRSPANIALDSVTFFSVGATIATDLTPPYELASFSSRGPSDCDGVTIKPEVIAPGENVYSSFPGNQFGELSGTSMAGPHVAGIVALMREANPNADVREIKGVLMQTAIDYAPTGDDNNNGRGFVDAYEAVLLISADRGWVVGQVTSGATGAPISGARVQAGDNYVRFSDSQGNYRISLPADSTLPFVVSAFGFAEYSTTMSVADSDTVVVNIELTPVAAGILEGTVLIGNDIPVQGARVEPVGIPVGPVNTDEDGQFSYTLPGSNTYSFEVTFQDMQVDTSFPVTTDETNQVLVRFNTRRSQNVGPDSYGYRAFDRYDNGLPPTYNWADMTGGTVHDFPDIFDASVFVEMPFTFVYYGQRFDSITINENGWVAAGEDPDRRNANTIIPHPAGPSGMLALFWDQLEFGTAPVPSQVMTKYDPANGVFIIEYENMYFPPATENNRISGQIHIFDQEVWPTPTGDCEIMYVYGNIDVVNSGTVGIESPSELAGLRILYNTTLNDSAFAIEAGATILFSTRTSARTTGNMSGTITAHPVLGAAVPNGVRLGNVMAQVAANGNYSFTNVFAGPRTLRVQIPGYEQIAVAGTIQTGQTTDLDAEVYRLDPPQNLTFTRTNDSLFLAWDVPASVGGLDDLESYIVHLDSFELDTTTALSYRTRIPSGEAGHAYWLTALYEGGESDATDTIYVTLLDADDAPTIPTVYAMAPAYPNPFNPTTTLQVSLPQSAELSLRVFDVTGREVATVAQGLYQAGNHSFSWNAAGLATGVYFARLESALGTQMQKLLLLK; the protein is encoded by the coding sequence ATGAAACGATTGATGTGGCTGCTTCCCGCGCTGGTGCTGATGCTTGGTGTTACTCAAGTTCAGGCCGGTGATATCTCTCCCGAGCTGGAAGAGAGATGGAGCAAACTTGCGTCTTCCGAACGGGTGAACGCGATTTTTCACTTGTGGGAGCGGGTTGATTTGCGGGAAATGGACATTGCCATACGCAATATGAAGGCGACTCGCCAGCTTCGTCATCAGATTGTCGTGGAAGAGCTTCAGCGAGTCGCGCGTGAAACGCAGCCGCCGCTGCTTGCAGATTTGGAAGAGCTGAAGCTGGCCGGGAAGATTGACGGTTACACGGCCTATTGGATTGTCAACTGTGTGGTAGTCAAAGGCGAGCTTGCGACACTTCAGGAGTTGGCAAAGCATGGTTCAATTCAATGGGTTGAACCAATTCCGGTAATCGAGCTTATCGAGCCGGTCCGGCACAGCGACCGCGCGCCACGCCGGCCACTGGACGACCGCACTCCGGGTGTCAACTCGATTCGTGCGCCAGAAGTCTGGTACGAACTTGGCTACACCGGGGAAGGAACCTTGGTTGCGAACATGGATACCGGTGTGGACGGGAATCACGTGGCTTTGGGCAGCCGCTGGCGCGGGACGCACGCGCCGCACGAAGAGTGCTGGCTGGACGTGCTGAACGGCGGCACGAACTTTCCGACGGACAACAACAGCCACGGTACTCACGTGATGGGAACAATTTGCGGTACAGGCAGCGCGACATCCACTTTTGACACGGTGGGAGTCGCACCCGCAGCCGAGTGGATTGCGATGAATGCCATTGGCGGATTCGGCGGAGACTTTGACAGCGACGTGCTGCAAGGCTACCAGTGGTTTGCGGACCCGGACGGTGACCCCTCAACCATTGAAGATGTACCGGACGTGATACAGAATTCGTGGGGTGTCTACAGCGGTTTGGGCTATCCTGACTGCTTCACCGATTGGAATGAGGCAATCATCGCGTGTGAAACCGCGGGCACAGTTGTGACGTTCTCTGCGGGCAATGAAGGACCTCAACAAGCGTCCCACCGCAGTCCGGCTAATATCGCGCTTGACTCAGTGACCTTTTTCTCGGTTGGAGCGACAATCGCGACTGACCTGACCCCTCCCTATGAACTGGCAAGCTTTTCCAGTCGCGGACCGAGCGACTGCGACGGCGTGACCATCAAACCGGAAGTGATTGCTCCGGGTGAAAACGTGTATTCGAGTTTCCCCGGAAATCAATTTGGCGAGCTGAGCGGGACGTCAATGGCAGGACCGCACGTTGCGGGTATCGTGGCTCTGATGCGCGAAGCGAACCCCAACGCCGACGTGCGCGAAATCAAAGGCGTGTTGATGCAGACTGCGATTGACTACGCGCCGACCGGCGATGACAATAACAACGGCCGCGGATTTGTCGATGCTTATGAAGCGGTGCTGCTGATATCGGCGGACCGCGGTTGGGTGGTTGGACAGGTCACGAGCGGAGCAACCGGCGCGCCGATTTCGGGTGCGCGAGTGCAGGCTGGTGACAACTATGTGAGATTTTCCGATTCACAGGGGAATTACCGTATTTCGCTGCCCGCCGATTCAACATTGCCGTTTGTGGTTAGCGCATTCGGCTTTGCAGAATACTCGACGACGATGTCCGTTGCGGATTCCGATACGGTCGTGGTCAATATCGAGCTTACTCCGGTTGCCGCCGGAATCCTTGAGGGAACCGTTTTAATCGGCAATGACATACCGGTTCAAGGCGCTCGCGTCGAGCCGGTGGGCATACCGGTCGGTCCGGTAAACACGGACGAAGACGGTCAATTCAGCTACACGCTGCCCGGCTCGAACACGTATTCGTTTGAAGTGACATTTCAGGATATGCAGGTGGATACGTCCTTCCCTGTGACCACGGACGAAACGAATCAGGTCTTGGTCCGATTCAACACCCGCCGCTCGCAAAATGTCGGACCGGACAGTTACGGATACCGCGCCTTTGATCGCTATGATAACGGTCTGCCGCCGACCTATAATTGGGCGGACATGACGGGCGGAACGGTGCATGACTTCCCGGATATCTTTGATGCCTCGGTATTTGTCGAGATGCCGTTTACCTTCGTCTATTACGGGCAGCGGTTCGATTCAATCACGATTAACGAAAACGGCTGGGTTGCGGCAGGCGAAGATCCGGATCGACGAAATGCCAACACCATCATCCCTCATCCGGCCGGCCCGTCAGGCATGCTGGCGCTGTTCTGGGACCAGCTTGAGTTCGGCACTGCGCCGGTACCTTCGCAGGTGATGACGAAGTACGACCCGGCTAACGGCGTGTTCATCATCGAGTACGAAAACATGTACTTCCCGCCTGCCACTGAAAACAACCGGATATCGGGACAGATTCATATTTTTGATCAGGAAGTTTGGCCGACACCGACGGGTGATTGTGAAATCATGTATGTTTACGGCAATATAGACGTCGTGAACAGCGGCACCGTCGGAATCGAAAGCCCGAGCGAACTGGCCGGTCTGCGAATTCTTTACAATACGACATTGAACGACAGCGCCTTCGCGATTGAGGCTGGCGCGACGATTCTGTTCTCTACGCGAACTTCTGCCCGCACAACCGGAAACATGTCAGGCACGATAACAGCGCATCCCGTGCTTGGCGCGGCTGTGCCGAACGGTGTCCGGCTTGGAAACGTGATGGCACAGGTTGCTGCGAACGGAAACTACTCGTTCACCAACGTCTTTGCCGGCCCGCGCACGCTGCGGGTGCAGATTCCGGGCTATGAGCAGATAGCGGTCGCCGGAACGATTCAGACCGGACAGACGACAGACCTTGATGCCGAGGTTTATCGTCTCGATCCGCCGCAGAATTTGACGTTCACCCGAACCAACGACTCACTGTTCCTTGCCTGGGACGTTCCGGCCAGTGTAGGCGGACTGGACGACCTGGAAAGTTATATCGTTCATCTCGACTCGTTTGAATTGGACACGACAACCGCGTTGTCCTATCGCACTCGAATTCCGAGCGGCGAGGCGGGACACGCGTATTGGTTGACTGCACTGTACGAAGGCGGCGAGAGCGACGCGACCGACACAATATACGTCACGCTGCTTGACGCTGACGATGCTCCGACCATTCCGACGGTTTATGCGATGGCTCCGGCCTATCCGAATCCGTTCAACCCGACGACGACACTTCAAGTATCACTGCCGCAAAGCGCGGAGCTGAGTCTTCGTGTGTTTGATGTGACAGGGCGTGAAGTTGCTACGGTCGCGCAAGGGCTGTATCAGGCAGGCAATCACAGCTTCAGCTGGAATGCCGCGGGTCTGGCAACCGGAGTATATTTTGCGCGGCTTGAGTCAGCACTCGGCACGCAAATGCAGAAGTTGCTGCTGTTGAAGTAG
- a CDS encoding ABC transporter ATP-binding protein: MSDIITTEKICKDYALGTHIVHALVDVDLHVGAGEFLCIVGPSGSGKTTLLNMIGCLDVPTSGTVRMFGQFETARLNDRETTLLRRDRIGFIFQSFNLLPVFNVMENVGLPLELQRVPKPELDRRVAELVEEVGLIEYAHHRPDELSGGQRQRVAVARALITNPQLVLADEPTANLDHDTGMAVLELMLEMNRNHGTTFIFSTHDPKVMGIAKRIVTVEDGRIKEDRNVA; the protein is encoded by the coding sequence ATGTCCGATATCATCACAACCGAGAAGATTTGCAAAGACTATGCATTGGGAACGCACATCGTCCACGCGCTCGTTGATGTGGACTTGCACGTCGGCGCCGGTGAGTTTCTGTGCATTGTGGGGCCATCGGGAAGCGGGAAAACCACGCTGCTGAACATGATCGGCTGTCTGGATGTGCCGACATCGGGAACGGTAAGGATGTTCGGTCAATTCGAGACAGCGAGATTGAACGACAGAGAGACGACGCTGCTCAGACGGGATCGAATCGGGTTTATTTTTCAGAGTTTCAACCTGCTTCCGGTGTTTAATGTCATGGAAAATGTCGGCCTGCCGTTAGAGTTGCAGCGAGTTCCGAAGCCAGAGCTTGATCGGCGAGTGGCAGAGTTGGTGGAGGAAGTCGGATTGATTGAATATGCGCATCACCGTCCCGATGAACTTTCAGGCGGACAGCGGCAGCGCGTCGCGGTTGCAAGGGCTCTGATAACCAATCCTCAGCTTGTGCTGGCTGACGAGCCGACGGCGAACCTCGACCATGATACGGGTATGGCAGTGCTTGAGTTGATGCTTGAGATGAATCGGAATCACGGAACGACATTTATTTTCTCGACACACGATCCGAAAGTAATGGGAATTGCCAAACGGATTGTAACAGTTGAAGACGGACGGATTAAGGAGGATAGAAATGTGGCGTAA
- a CDS encoding outer membrane lipoprotein-sorting protein, whose translation MKSLVIFLILVLSHMCSGQEASDSVAQALLQRLDDARFPGAYEMSMKMETHRPGRDPLYYSYDIVGIGEDKSLMTVTDPPRERDKQVLLNDENLWFFVPDVSRPVKLTRKASFMGSVFSNEDVMNSTLADDYLARILARTERGGKVHFRVELTAKTRSVAYAKMECGIDSASAIPDTITFYGLTGKALKQEVVNQTGFLAGRERPTIMTMHDFLEEGAFTRVEILTLKEREDVPESTFDPTRLGK comes from the coding sequence GTGAAAAGTCTGGTCATATTTCTTATTCTTGTTCTGTCACACATGTGTTCGGGGCAGGAGGCGTCTGATTCGGTCGCTCAAGCGCTTCTGCAGCGATTGGACGATGCTCGCTTTCCGGGGGCGTATGAAATGTCGATGAAGATGGAGACTCACCGGCCCGGGCGAGATCCGCTTTACTATAGTTATGACATCGTTGGGATTGGTGAGGACAAGTCGCTGATGACGGTGACGGATCCGCCGCGCGAACGTGACAAGCAGGTTCTATTGAACGACGAGAATCTGTGGTTCTTCGTGCCGGATGTGTCGCGGCCGGTGAAACTCACACGCAAGGCAAGTTTCATGGGCAGCGTTTTTTCAAATGAAGACGTGATGAATTCAACACTCGCGGACGATTATCTGGCACGCATACTTGCACGAACCGAACGCGGAGGAAAGGTTCACTTCAGAGTTGAGCTGACGGCAAAGACGAGAAGCGTTGCCTATGCGAAAATGGAATGCGGAATTGACAGCGCGTCGGCGATACCGGACACGATTACATTTTACGGTTTGACGGGCAAAGCGCTGAAACAGGAAGTCGTCAATCAGACCGGCTTCCTGGCAGGGCGAGAACGACCCACAATCATGACGATGCACGATTTTCTTGAAGAAGGCGCGTTCACCCGCGTCGAGATTCTCACACTCAAGGAGCGCGAAGACGTACCTGAATCCACGTTCGATCCGACTCGTTTGGGCAAGTAG
- a CDS encoding ABC transporter permease, whose amino-acid sequence MNILWFKLGLRNVVKQRRRTLFNVLALGVNTGMLILLVGVLRGFYLITIEKTVDLRTGHVQIHAEGYADEKRRLPLDITIHHADAVKKAVEAIPDVVAASPRVLTAATLSNGRERAAVVLYGVLPSSEEKVGVILSGVKEGSRLTDSTRGVLIGDRLAELLDAEVGASLLLFAQTQNRANNLVDAEVIGIFDSGFGVADRGAVYAPLPFVTELLDMNDEVTEIVVRAKSLRAVPAVSGAIEQAVVQATEDNLVVEPWYVVARDIVAAVKADMVSYGIIGWILVTLAVFGVSNTMTVSVFERTGEIGALRALGMEAKQIRTMFLAEGVTLGILGVVIGSAIGGLAAWYMNVHGIRLPKEAIEAISMPLADTYYAQSRPVDWLIGAGLSVFSAWLGSVFPARRASRVPVTAALAKGVR is encoded by the coding sequence ATGAACATTCTCTGGTTCAAGCTTGGGCTGCGCAATGTAGTCAAGCAGCGCCGGAGAACGCTGTTTAATGTCCTTGCTCTCGGCGTAAATACGGGAATGCTGATTCTGCTGGTCGGGGTACTGCGCGGATTCTATCTCATTACAATTGAGAAGACGGTGGATTTGCGCACGGGTCATGTGCAGATTCATGCCGAGGGATATGCCGATGAGAAGCGGCGATTGCCGCTCGATATTACGATTCACCACGCTGACGCCGTCAAGAAAGCAGTGGAAGCGATTCCAGACGTTGTTGCGGCCAGTCCGCGAGTCTTGACGGCGGCGACACTGTCAAACGGGCGGGAGCGCGCAGCGGTGGTTCTCTACGGTGTTCTTCCCTCCTCCGAGGAAAAGGTCGGTGTTATTCTCAGCGGTGTGAAGGAAGGATCGCGGCTGACGGACAGCACCCGCGGTGTCCTGATTGGTGACCGATTGGCCGAACTGCTTGATGCCGAAGTCGGAGCATCGCTTCTGCTCTTCGCACAGACTCAAAACCGGGCCAACAATCTCGTTGATGCTGAAGTCATCGGAATTTTCGACAGCGGATTTGGCGTGGCGGATCGCGGTGCAGTATATGCGCCGCTGCCGTTTGTGACGGAATTGCTCGATATGAACGATGAGGTAACGGAGATTGTCGTGCGGGCTAAATCGCTGCGAGCAGTGCCGGCCGTAAGCGGCGCGATCGAACAAGCTGTGGTGCAGGCGACGGAAGACAATCTGGTCGTGGAACCATGGTACGTCGTGGCGCGCGACATCGTCGCGGCGGTGAAAGCGGATATGGTTTCCTACGGCATTATCGGCTGGATACTGGTGACGCTTGCCGTATTTGGTGTCTCCAATACGATGACGGTATCGGTATTTGAACGTACAGGAGAAATCGGGGCGCTGCGTGCGCTCGGTATGGAGGCAAAACAGATTCGTACGATGTTTCTGGCTGAAGGAGTTACGCTGGGAATTCTGGGTGTTGTGATCGGCTCGGCCATCGGCGGACTTGCAGCGTGGTACATGAACGTGCATGGGATAAGACTTCCGAAGGAAGCGATTGAAGCGATTTCGATGCCGCTTGCGGACACGTATTACGCGCAATCGCGCCCTGTGGATTGGTTGATCGGCGCGGGATTGTCAGTTTTCAGCGCTTGGCTTGGCTCGGTGTTTCCGGCTCGCCGTGCGTCCCGCGTTCCGGTGACGGCGGCTTTGGCAAAAGGAGTGCGATAG
- a CDS encoding ABC transporter permease, with product MLIRLALRDIRKMWKRSLAVIAVVAVSVFLLQFGASYVDGFRDKVQKQAVRESGHIRIAAKGYDEKIDLLPLEPNIPWTESFGDSLRSLPEVTMVRPMLRFGALANSPERTLEMQLVATTTEAAKSIWGRLDRAISDGAFLDGPNQVILGSNAARLLDVQSGDKIILLTSDIHGGLSAVEPVVRGVFKSLNEEEDATLVIAELGTVQRLLAMEGRVTSVTLELEHHDMLEEVLPQVRELFGSQYQVTSWKEDQAAFIQLLDASEIGIWVITIIILTVASLGMINTFMISILERLREFGTLRAVGLLPGQLIKLVLFQGAVLGVIGTIVGLIFSLPVTFYFEANPFDLGEGLQGIEGIDSLIWMTFVPETTLNIAGLGLLISIFASVYPAFWASRKQPVDILRELG from the coding sequence ATGCTGATACGTCTCGCGCTGCGGGATATTCGCAAAATGTGGAAACGCTCACTGGCCGTTATTGCGGTGGTGGCGGTTTCGGTGTTTCTGCTGCAATTCGGAGCAAGTTATGTGGACGGATTTCGCGACAAGGTTCAGAAGCAGGCTGTTCGGGAATCCGGTCATATACGGATTGCGGCGAAGGGCTATGATGAGAAGATTGACCTTCTGCCGCTGGAGCCGAACATCCCGTGGACGGAGTCCTTCGGAGACTCGCTGCGCTCACTACCCGAAGTGACGATGGTGCGGCCGATGCTGAGGTTCGGCGCGTTGGCCAATTCGCCGGAGCGAACGCTGGAAATGCAGCTCGTGGCAACGACGACGGAAGCGGCAAAATCCATTTGGGGACGACTGGACAGAGCAATCTCAGATGGCGCATTTCTGGACGGACCGAATCAGGTGATACTGGGGAGCAACGCAGCCAGACTGCTGGATGTCCAATCGGGCGACAAGATTATTCTGCTGACAAGCGACATCCACGGCGGGTTGTCCGCGGTGGAGCCAGTTGTGCGCGGAGTCTTCAAGAGTCTGAATGAAGAAGAGGACGCGACGCTCGTCATCGCCGAACTCGGGACGGTGCAGCGTCTGCTGGCAATGGAAGGCAGAGTGACTTCGGTGACACTCGAGCTTGAGCACCACGACATGCTGGAAGAGGTGCTACCGCAAGTCAGAGAGTTGTTCGGGTCTCAATATCAGGTCACATCTTGGAAGGAAGACCAGGCCGCGTTCATTCAGCTGCTTGACGCATCCGAGATTGGGATTTGGGTAATCACGATAATCATCCTAACGGTGGCCTCGTTGGGAATGATCAATACGTTCATGATCAGTATTCTTGAGCGATTGCGCGAGTTCGGCACGTTGCGCGCAGTCGGGTTATTGCCGGGACAATTGATTAAACTCGTGCTGTTTCAGGGGGCAGTGCTCGGAGTTATCGGTACGATAGTCGGACTGATTTTTTCATTGCCGGTGACCTTCTACTTTGAAGCGAATCCGTTTGACCTTGGCGAAGGACTGCAAGGAATTGAGGGCATTGACAGTCTGATATGGATGACGTTTGTGCCCGAAACGACTCTGAACATTGCCGGCTTGGGGCTGCTGATATCCATCTTTGCCTCCGTTTACCCGGCTTTTTGGGCTTCGCGCAAGCAACCGGTTGATATACTGCGGGAGTTGGGATGA
- a CDS encoding glycosyltransferase family 2 protein, with protein MPAYNASQTIEITMKSIPEGSVDEFILVDDCSKDNTVEVAKSLGITVIRHEKNKGYGGNQKTCYDAALKTGADVVVMIHPDYQYDGRITPAVVSLLKTGTVDVILGSRIRSRKETLEGGMPVYKYLSNRALTIFENVMLGQNAGDLHTGFRAYAREVLETINYHSNSDDFVFDSEFLAQSVYHGFRIGDVPIPTRYFDEASSINFRRSTKYGIQTVLVMLKFKLAQWGFLRSPLFKRSPRVLEKAGAAAPAGV; from the coding sequence ATGCCGGCGTACAACGCATCACAGACGATAGAGATTACGATGAAGTCCATTCCCGAGGGTTCGGTGGACGAGTTCATACTGGTGGACGATTGCTCGAAGGATAACACGGTCGAAGTTGCCAAGTCGCTCGGCATCACGGTGATTCGGCACGAAAAGAACAAGGGTTATGGCGGCAATCAGAAGACCTGTTACGATGCCGCGCTGAAGACCGGAGCGGACGTGGTGGTGATGATTCATCCGGATTACCAGTATGACGGACGCATCACTCCGGCGGTGGTGAGCTTGCTCAAGACGGGCACGGTGGATGTTATTCTTGGGTCCAGAATCCGCTCACGAAAGGAGACCCTCGAGGGTGGAATGCCCGTATACAAGTATCTGTCGAATCGTGCACTGACGATATTCGAGAACGTCATGCTGGGACAGAACGCAGGGGATTTGCACACGGGATTCAGGGCCTATGCCCGCGAGGTGCTTGAAACGATAAATTATCACTCGAATTCCGATGATTTCGTGTTTGACTCGGAATTTCTCGCACAGTCGGTATACCACGGGTTCCGGATCGGGGACGTGCCGATTCCCACGAGATATTTTGACGAAGCGTCCTCCATCAACTTCAGGCGAAGTACGAAGTACGGAATACAGACCGTGCTGGTGATGTTGAAGTTCAAGCTGGCGCAATGGGGATTTCTGAGGTCACCGTTATTCAAAAGGTCGCCCCGGGTGTTGGAAAAGGCGGGCGCAGCGGCGCCGGCGGGAGTCTGA
- the lpdA gene encoding dihydrolipoyl dehydrogenase — protein MKYDLVVVGSGPGGYVAAIRAAQLKMKVALVERYPTLGGTCLNVGCIPSKALLDSSELYYTAAKHFDTHGIGVSGLRLDWDVMRGRKDAVVGDNVKGVAYLMKKNKVDVYYGHGTFLGTESLRVTKDDGSTQELSFAKAIIATGSKPADLPFARIDKSKIISSTEALALKTVPKELVIIGAGVIGCEMGSVFARLGTKVRIVEYLNSAIPTMDSTMGKELGRSLKGIGIELFLGHKVKSVDSKSKKVKVTAESPGGEDVELQGDYCLMAVGRRPYTDKLGLENVKVSVDNRGFIKVNEHLETAHPGIYAIGDVIGGAMLAHKAEEEGVFVAELLAGQKPHINYRAIPWVVYTWPEVAGVGYTEEELKQSGRAYKTGSFPYKALGRARAANETEGVVKVLADKETDEILGVHMFGARAADMIAEAVVALEYRASAEDIARTSHAHPTFTEAMKEACLAATENRALHL, from the coding sequence ATGAAATACGATTTAGTCGTCGTCGGGTCAGGACCCGGCGGCTATGTTGCTGCGATACGCGCGGCACAACTGAAAATGAAGGTGGCTCTGGTCGAACGGTATCCGACTCTTGGCGGAACCTGCTTGAATGTGGGCTGCATACCTTCGAAGGCGTTATTGGATTCATCGGAGCTGTATTACACAGCCGCGAAACATTTTGACACGCACGGCATCGGGGTGTCGGGATTAAGACTCGATTGGGATGTCATGCGAGGTCGAAAAGACGCAGTGGTAGGCGACAACGTAAAAGGTGTCGCCTATTTGATGAAGAAGAACAAGGTAGATGTTTATTATGGTCATGGGACATTTTTGGGGACGGAATCCCTGCGTGTCACCAAGGACGACGGCAGCACGCAGGAGTTGAGTTTTGCCAAGGCGATTATTGCCACAGGTTCAAAGCCCGCAGATTTGCCGTTTGCCAGGATTGACAAGAGCAAAATAATATCTTCAACGGAAGCGCTGGCGCTGAAGACGGTGCCCAAGGAACTTGTAATTATCGGCGCGGGTGTGATTGGCTGCGAGATGGGCTCGGTATTTGCGAGGCTGGGGACAAAAGTGAGAATAGTGGAGTATCTGAACTCGGCCATTCCGACGATGGATTCGACGATGGGCAAGGAGCTCGGACGCTCTTTGAAGGGCATCGGAATCGAGCTTTTCCTGGGTCATAAGGTCAAGTCGGTCGACAGCAAGAGCAAGAAGGTGAAGGTGACCGCTGAATCACCGGGCGGAGAAGATGTTGAACTGCAGGGCGATTACTGCCTAATGGCGGTCGGGCGCCGACCCTACACGGACAAATTAGGTCTTGAGAATGTCAAGGTGTCCGTTGACAACCGGGGTTTCATCAAAGTGAATGAGCATCTTGAGACGGCTCATCCGGGAATTTACGCAATTGGAGACGTTATCGGCGGCGCGATGCTTGCTCACAAGGCAGAAGAAGAGGGAGTATTCGTGGCCGAGTTGCTTGCCGGACAGAAGCCGCACATCAACTATCGCGCGATTCCGTGGGTTGTGTATACGTGGCCAGAAGTCGCCGGTGTCGGATACACGGAGGAAGAGTTGAAGCAGTCGGGACGCGCCTACAAGACGGGAAGTTTTCCGTACAAGGCGTTGGGACGGGCGCGGGCAGCAAACGAAACCGAAGGCGTTGTGAAGGTGCTTGCGGACAAGGAAACGGATGAGATACTTGGAGTACATATGTTCGGCGCGCGCGCGGCGGACATGATAGCCGAGGCTGTTGTGGCGCTGGAATATCGGGCGAGTGCTGAAGACATTGCGAGAACGTCTCACGCACATCCGACATTTACGGAAGCAATGAAGGAAGCATGTTTGGCGGCGACGGAGAATCGCGCGCTTCACTTATAG
- the odhB gene encoding 2-oxoglutarate dehydrogenase complex dihydrolipoyllysine-residue succinyltransferase, with product MLEVKVPSPGESVSEVTVSNWLKADGSFVNANDELFEIESEKATLSVSAEASGVLKILIPAGTTVNVGAIACRIDEKATAGTAPAKTDAAPVKAEQKAIAAAAAGSSTATKIASPAADKVLREAGMTVNEVSNGSGKAGRITKEDALRTVAAPKPAAVPVESVPVPASSAPAPAKPAAPSHMPPQVAKVFYSGERIERREKMSPLRQKVAERLVSVRQTTAMLTTFNEIDMSQLMQVRKEFKDKFQEQHGVRLGFMSFFVKAVTEALKYFPAVNASIEGDEIVYHDFVDMGVAVQAPKGLVVPVLRNAESMTLAQIEAEIERLASRARNNQLTIDEMTGGTYTISNGGVFGSLMSTPILNPPQSAILGMHKIEERPIALNGQVVIRPMMYVAMSYDHRIIDGRESVGFLVRVKESLENPVRMLLQV from the coding sequence ATGCTTGAAGTGAAAGTCCCGAGTCCGGGCGAATCCGTGAGTGAAGTGACCGTTTCAAACTGGCTGAAGGCAGACGGCTCGTTTGTCAACGCCAATGACGAGCTTTTTGAGATTGAGTCAGAGAAGGCCACTCTCTCGGTTTCAGCAGAGGCGAGCGGGGTGCTCAAGATTCTGATTCCGGCAGGCACGACGGTGAACGTCGGAGCCATCGCCTGCAGGATTGACGAGAAGGCGACGGCAGGTACGGCTCCGGCCAAAACAGACGCAGCTCCGGTGAAGGCAGAACAGAAAGCAATCGCAGCAGCGGCGGCAGGCAGTTCGACGGCAACGAAAATTGCATCTCCGGCGGCAGACAAAGTCCTGCGCGAAGCAGGGATGACGGTCAATGAGGTTTCGAACGGCAGCGGCAAGGCAGGGCGAATCACGAAGGAAGACGCATTGCGCACGGTCGCGGCGCCTAAGCCCGCGGCAGTGCCGGTTGAGAGTGTGCCGGTACCCGCATCAAGCGCGCCTGCTCCAGCCAAGCCCGCCGCTCCTTCGCACATGCCGCCGCAGGTTGCCAAAGTTTTCTATTCGGGCGAGCGCATCGAACGCCGCGAGAAGATGTCCCCTCTGCGCCAGAAGGTCGCAGAGCGATTGGTTTCCGTACGGCAAACAACGGCAATGCTGACGACGTTCAACGAGATTGACATGTCGCAGCTGATGCAGGTGCGAAAGGAGTTCAAGGACAAGTTTCAGGAGCAGCACGGAGTGCGGCTGGGTTTCATGTCATTCTTTGTCAAGGCTGTGACGGAAGCGCTGAAGTATTTTCCGGCCGTGAACGCGTCGATTGAGGGCGATGAAATCGTCTATCACGACTTCGTGGACATGGGAGTCGCGGTTCAGGCTCCGAAGGGACTGGTTGTTCCGGTACTCAGAAACGCGGAGAGCATGACGTTGGCTCAGATTGAGGCGGAGATTGAGCGGCTTGCATCGCGAGCGCGGAACAATCAGCTTACGATTGACGAGATGACCGGCGGAACCTATACCATCTCGAACGGCGGAGTATTCGGCTCGCTGATGTCAACACCGATTTTGAATCCTCCGCAGAGCGCGATTCTCGGCATGCACAAGATAGAAGAACGTCCCATCGCTTTGAACGGTCAGGTCGTCATTCGGCCGATGATGTATGTTGCGATGAGTTATGACCACCGGATTATTGACGGCCGGGAGTCGGTAGGATTTCTTGTCCGGGTCAAGGAGAGTCTGGAGAACCCGGTGCGGATGCTGCTTCAAGTATAG